The Paenibacillus sp. FSL W8-0426 region CCTGTGCATAGTTTGTTGATAAATGGCAAGAATGTTGACTATCCAACGTGGATAATGTGGACAGAATTTATGCACAGGATTTGTGGATATAACGATAGGCGATATATTAAAAAATATTTTTTGCATGATTCATAGTTTTACAGGCCGATACGTCTTATTACCCTATGCACCGCGGATTAAACCTGACCTGATCCTGACCTGCTTTCTTTTATTATCGGCTGGCATTCGGATTTGTTTAAGCTTTTCATGCGTTTTATTGAGGTCTGGTGTTCACTTCCAAAATCCATATTTTCCCTGAATAATCCAGGCCGTAGTCAAATCCAAGCTCTCCTATTCCTGGAAAGCGGCTCTCCATGATTTGGGTACAGGTCAGTGTAAGCAAGCGCATTTCCCGCCGTTTTCGTGCAGTGGACACATGCGGCAAGGAGTGCTTCAAAGCCGTTCTTCCATTTAGCATAGTTCCACCCCTGCTCAGATTGGTCACGCACAGGCCGCGCCGGGCCCATCGGCCCACCATGGAACGAAACGTCCATCCACGCTCGGTTTTGACGACCTTCACCCTGTAGTCCACGGCTCTTCCATGAATGGTAGCGAGGTGAATACCCTGTTGAATCAAATATTTTCGTTTAGCCTTTACCCGCAAAAGCGAACGGTACATCCTTTTGTAGCTTGAATAAGAACGCGTCGTTCTCTTATATTTATAACGGTATACGCCACCGTGTGCGGACACCCGAATGACGCCGTAGCCCCCTGCCCCCACGATCGGTTTCACATATACCATTCCATACGTTCGGAGCATCTGTCGCAAATTCGGGGCATTGAACGCTACGGTCCGGGGGATGTGCGCAGCAGCAGCCGGATACTTCAACAGCGTTTCTGTTTTTAACCATTTGCTTGCAAGTTGTCTCGACATGATTGATCTCCTTTCGTGAACAATGGTCCTTCCTTATACATACTCAGCAGAAACCTCCCATTCTTGGATGTTTGTCCAAGGCCAGGACCCATTTCCTTGGGGGCCGTTCCCTTATGGGCTTGTTTGTCCGAAGGTCAAGTGCAGTTTGTTCGCCGCCTGCGTCACGTTGCTTTTCAAACGCTTTAATCTGTAATATGCTACTTAAGAATATATGGGTAATAGGATCAATAAGAGGACCGAAGGAGCGTTCATTATGGAATCGTTTTTCAAGTCATTGTACGGCATCGCCTATGTCGCCATGTTTATTGTGCTCTTGGCTGTCACCGTGCTGCTTTTTGTTACGGGAGTACGGCTGTTCATCCAAAAGCGGAATCGCGGATTCGCCGTAAGCTGTATTTTGTTCGCTTGTTTTATCACGTTCATCGTTGTTGTCATGCTGACAACACCCTTCTCCCCGCTTCCGGATTCGTCCGGAGCGATGGCCGCACTGTTGCAGTTTGGATAGATCACCCTGCGTAGAAGGAGATAAGTATGAATCAAAAAGGAACTCTCGGCATTATCGACATCGGCTCCAATTCCATTCGCCTCGTCATCTATGAGATGGATGCAGAAGGCGCTTATCGAATCATTCATGAGGATAAATATGCGGCAAGATTAAGCAGCGTGGTTGAAAAAGATGGACGGATTTTGCGTTCTTCATTGGACACCGCCATGACTGTACTGCAGCAATTCAAGGCAACGTGTGACGCATTTCGCACGAGCAGAATTCACGCAGCCGCTACGGCAGCCATTCGGAATGCAGCTAACGCCGATCAGATCATCGGGTGGCTGGAGGAGGGAACCGGGCTTGAAATCGAATGCGTATCCGGAGACCGTGAAGCTTATTACGGTTTTCTCGGAGTGATCCAGTCGATTGGCCTGAACGACGGGTACGTCGTCGATATCGGCGGAGGCAGCACGGAAATTTCTGTTTTCCGCAATCGGGAACGGCTGCATAGCATCTCTTTGCCCATCGGTGCCGTGAACTCCCATGCCCGCTACGGGAATGAAGACCGCTGGACGGAAAGCCATATCGAAAGCCTGCGCAGCGAAATCGTCCAGGCCCTCAGCGGGCAGGAATGGATAAGCCAATACGCCGGACTTCCCCTGATCGGCCTGGGAGGTACCATGCGTACACTTGCCAAAATGGAGCAGAAGCGGACGCAATATTCGTTGCCGGTCACGCATCATTACGAGATTAGCGCTGCGGCGATGGATGCCATGTACGAGTCCATGCCGCAGCTGACCTCGGCCCAGCGTAAAAAGATCCCGGGATTGGCCAAAGACCGGGCCGATATCATCGTGCCTGGCATCATCATTTTGCGCACGGTATTCGAACTGATTCAAGGAGACCGTTACGTCGTCAGCGGAGCGGGCTTGCGCGACGGAATTTTACGCGATTTGCTGGCTCCATTCTATCCCTTGGCGCCGACGGCACTGGAAGATAGTGTCCGCAATTTCCTTCATTTCGGTCCAGCTATGCCAACCGATCGGCTGAAATGCGTATACGAGGACTCTCTTACCCTGTACCGTGCTTTATACGGCAAGGAGCCGTCGCCCGAAGATGACCGCATTTTGTACGTGGCCTCGATGCTGCATGGCGCCGGCAAACAGATCAATTACTTCCGATACAGCCAGCACTCTGCATATTGGATCATGAATGCCGGCATTTACGGACTTTCACACCGGGAAACCGTGTTATCCGCATTGGTCGCCGACTATCATCCGAAGAAAAGAACGAATCAACTGCTGCAAAAACACAAGGACATCTTGCTTGCATCGGACGATCACCATGCGCACCATCTTGGCTCCATCGTGCAAGCAGCCCAAGTCATTCATCGTGCCGGGCGTATATCGTCCATGACGGCAACGCAAAAAAACGGCTCGCTGCAGATGAATTTCACCTGTACAGCCGAGCCGTTACTCGAATTGAAAGGTTTGGAAGATGCCATGAAGGATCTGGAAGACGCATGGAAAATCACGTCAGCATATTCGATTCTTCCGGCTTCCAAGGAATGATGCCCATCGCCTCCGTCTGACTTCTCAGCGGGGGTTCTTCGTTTTGCACAAACACGTAATTGCCGCTAGGCAAGAGCTTTCTCGCCTTCACGTTGTCTCTGAGCGACAAATTCAAAATTTCCACAAGCATCCGCTTCAAATCCGGATCGAATACGGGACACATCAGCTCGATCCGGCGCTGCAGGTTGCGCGTCATCCAGTCGGCGCTGGATATATACACATCCGGATTCCGGTTATTTTCAAAGTAGAACAATCTGGAGTGTTCCAGGAACCGATCCACAATGCTGATGACGCGAATGTTTTCGCTCAATCCCTCGACGCCGGGACGCAGACAGCATACGCCTCGGACGATCAGATCAATCTGCACGCCGGCCTGGGAGGCCAAATAGAGCTCGTCGATCATATCCTGGTGCGACAGCGAGTTGATCTTAGCGATGATCCGTGCCGGACGCCCTTTTAGAGCATGCTCCTTCTCCCTGCGGATCAAAGCAAACAATTCATCTTTCATGCCGTCAGGTGCCACGCGGAAAGCTTTCATCGATTTGGGCCCGGAATATCCGGTAATCTCGTTGAACAACTCGGAGGCATCTTCCCCGATGACCGGGTTGGAGGTGAACAGCCCTACGTCCGTATATACTTTCGCCGTACTCTCGTTGTAATTCCCCGTCCCCACGTGCACGTAACGACGCAAGCCGTTTTGCTCCCTGCGCACGACCAGAATGATCTTGGCATGGGTTTTCAAACCGACAAGCCCGTACACGACGTGGCAGCCTGCCTTCTCCAACTTGCGGGCCCAGGCAATGTTCCGCTCCTCATCGAAGCGTGCCTTCAGTT contains the following coding sequences:
- a CDS encoding YheC/YheD family protein, which codes for MMSRQLASKWLKTETLLKYPAAAAHIPRTVAFNAPNLRQMLRTYGMVYVKPIVGAGGYGVIRVSAHGGVYRYKYKRTTRSYSSYKRMYRSLLRVKAKRKYLIQQGIHLATIHGRAVDYRVKVVKTERGWTFRSMVGRWARRGLCVTNLSRGGTMLNGRTALKHSLPHVSTARKRREMRLLTLTCTQIMESRFPGIGELGFDYGLDYSGKIWILEVNTRPQ
- a CDS encoding Ppx/GppA family phosphatase, encoding MNQKGTLGIIDIGSNSIRLVIYEMDAEGAYRIIHEDKYAARLSSVVEKDGRILRSSLDTAMTVLQQFKATCDAFRTSRIHAAATAAIRNAANADQIIGWLEEGTGLEIECVSGDREAYYGFLGVIQSIGLNDGYVVDIGGGSTEISVFRNRERLHSISLPIGAVNSHARYGNEDRWTESHIESLRSEIVQALSGQEWISQYAGLPLIGLGGTMRTLAKMEQKRTQYSLPVTHHYEISAAAMDAMYESMPQLTSAQRKKIPGLAKDRADIIVPGIIILRTVFELIQGDRYVVSGAGLRDGILRDLLAPFYPLAPTALEDSVRNFLHFGPAMPTDRLKCVYEDSLTLYRALYGKEPSPEDDRILYVASMLHGAGKQINYFRYSQHSAYWIMNAGIYGLSHRETVLSALVADYHPKKRTNQLLQKHKDILLASDDHHAHHLGSIVQAAQVIHRAGRISSMTATQKNGSLQMNFTCTAEPLLELKGLEDAMKDLEDAWKITSAYSILPASKE